GGCAGACAGGGCCCAGGTGCACGAACCCTATTGGCAAGCCCCTTGGTGGCTGCGGCTGCCGCAGTAACAGGAGTGGTGACCGATCCCCGTGAACTCATGGAACTGCAGGAAGCCTAATTCCCTATAACAATCAAACCATCAACCATCAACCATCAACCATCAACTATTAACCATCAACCATCAACCATCAACTATTAACCATTAACCATTAACTATTAACCAATGGCATACGATAAATTCAATATACTCACATCAACCGCAGTACCACTACCGATTGAAAATGTGGATACGGACCAAATCATTCCTGCACGCTTCTTAAAAGCTACGGAACGTAAAGGGTTTGGGGACAATCTTTTTCGGGACTGGCGATACAATCCTGACAACACCCCTAAGTCCCAATTCGTATTGAACAATCCTATCTATGGTGGAAAAATTCTGGTCGGTGGCAAAAACTTCGGTTCCGGTTCTTCCAGGGAACATGCGGCCTGGGCAGTTTATGACTATGGTTTCCGTTGCGTGGTCTCCAGTTTTTTTGCGGATATTTTCAGAAACAACTGCTTGAATGTGGGC
The sequence above is a segment of the Muricauda sp. SCSIO 64092 genome. Coding sequences within it:
- the leuD gene encoding 3-isopropylmalate dehydratase small subunit; translation: MAYDKFNILTSTAVPLPIENVDTDQIIPARFLKATERKGFGDNLFRDWRYNPDNTPKSQFVLNNPIYGGKILVGGKNFGSGSSREHAAWAVYDYGFRCVVSSFFADIFRNNCLNVGVLPVQIGPDFLEKVFRAIEADPKTEFKVDLAEQTFTILSTGEFETFGINEYKKENMMNGFDDIDYLLNIKEDIKTFAERRPF